In Neptuniibacter halophilus, the genomic stretch TCATGTTCCAGCCCGATCATCGTGAAATGGCCGTTCTTAAAACGAAACCCGGGATCACGGGTGGTTGTAAAACTGAACAGAGAATCATTCCAGTGATGCACACTGAGCACTTCTTCATGACCGATATTCGACATAGTTACGCCACCTGCTGTTTAAAAAAGGTATAGCTGATCTTGTGATGACAGCCTAATCCTGACTAACATATTGGTAAAGACGATTATTCTTCTAACCATAATCGGAAATACCGAATATGAAATATACCCTGCGTCAGTTAGAGGTATTCCTCGCCGTCGCCCAGAGTGAAAATATCACCCGTGCAGCAGACCAGTTGTCGATGTCCCAGTCCGCAGTCAGCGGTGCCCTGCGAGATCTGGAAACCCAGTTTGAAATTCGCCTGTTTGATCGCATCGGTAAACGCCTGCAGATCAACGAACTGGGGAGGCTGCTGCGACCTCAGGCTGAAGCGCTGCTGGAACGGGCATCGGCCCTGCAACAGAGCCTGCAGCAGCATCAGGCTATTGGTGAGCTGAAGATCGGTGCCACCCTGACCATCGGCAACTCACTGGCCGTCGACCTGATGGCGCGCTATCTGAAACAATACCCCGAGGCCCGACTGCAACTTAAGGTAGGCAATACCTCAAGCATCGCCGAACAACTGCTGAACTATGATCTGGATATCGGCCTGGTTGAGGGGGAGATCAATCACCCCGATCTGGATATTCAGCCCTGGCTGCAGGACGAACTGGTGGTATTTGCTGCACCGGATCACCCGCTGGCCAGCAAAAACCTACTCAGCGACAGCGACTTGCTGAGCGCTCAATGGATACTGCGTGAATCCGGCTCAGGTACCCGTCAGGCCTTCGACTGGGCGTTGCACGGCCTGCTCTCGAGCCTGAACATTCTGTTCGAACTGGAGCAAAGCGGCTCTATCATCCGCGCCGTAAGCAGCGGTATGGGGATCGGCTGCCTGTCACGTATTGCCCTGCAGGAATCATTCGACCACGGCACACTGGTACCGCTTAACGTCGCCGGAAGGGACTTTAACCGCCAGTTGTTTATCGCCC encodes the following:
- a CDS encoding LysR family transcriptional regulator; translation: MKYTLRQLEVFLAVAQSENITRAADQLSMSQSAVSGALRDLETQFEIRLFDRIGKRLQINELGRLLRPQAEALLERASALQQSLQQHQAIGELKIGATLTIGNSLAVDLMARYLKQYPEARLQLKVGNTSSIAEQLLNYDLDIGLVEGEINHPDLDIQPWLQDELVVFAAPDHPLASKNLLSDSDLLSAQWILRESGSGTRQAFDWALHGLLSSLNILFELEQSGSIIRAVSSGMGIGCLSRIALQESFDHGTLVPLNVAGRDFNRQLFIALNRHKYQSEGIKRWLQLCHE